CTAATATTGGTTATAGCGATACGCCTCTATTATATAATGCCAATGTGCAAGTCACGCCTGATACACGGCTGGGTCTGCTCGGTATGAATGGTGCCGGTAAATCAACTCTGATTAAGGCCTTGGTTGGCGAGCTCAAAGTCCTATCGGGGACCTATACGGTGTCAGATACGCTCAAGCTTGGCTACTTTAACCAGCATCAAATGGATGCGCTAGACGCCGAAGCGACCCCAATGGAGATGCTACGCCGCTTAGCAGACAAAACCTCAGATGCGCTATTACGCTCATTTCTAGGTAGTTTTGACTTTCGTGGTGAGCGCATTGATACCCCAAGCGCGCTATTCTCAGGTGGAGAGCGCGCCCGTTTGACCCTAGCTTTAATTGTCTGGCAGCGCCCAAATGTCTTGGTGCTTGATGAGCCGACCAACCATTTGGATTTGCAAATGCGCCAAGCGCTGACCTTAGCTTTGCAAGGGTTTGAAGGCGCAGTGGTGTTGGTTTCACATGATCGAGAGCTGATTGCTAACGTTTGTGATGAGCTATATCTGGTCCATGATGGGCAGATCGATGAGTTTGACGGCGATATCCATGACTATGGTAAATGGTTGAGCGATAAACGCAAACAAGAGAATAGCCAAGACAAAAGTACAGATAAGAAAGTTAAGAATAAAAAGGCTAATAAGCAGTTCGTTTCACGTGAAACAAAAGTTCCTGACTCCCAGGCTACTAACGCCAAGGATATCAGTAAAGAAGAGCTGCGCAAGCGAGCTGCTGAACAGCGTAAGTTGACCGCACCTATTCGCCGTGAGATTGAAAATACCGAGAAAGCTTTGGCGAAGATTGAAAGCCAATTGGCTGCTGTTGAAGAAAAGCTGGCTGATACTGACCTTTATGAAGAAAGTCGCAAGTCTGATCTGCTTAAACTGCTTGAAGAGCAAGCGTCATTACAACAGCAGCATAGTGATCACGAAGAAGGTCTATTGACGGCGATGACTAGCCTAGAAGAGATGGAAGCAGATGTGAGTTAAAGTCTTAATTCATTACAGTTAAATCATAAAAAAGGGAGAACGCCTTTAACGTTCTCCCTTTTTATTACATTATTCTTTACGATATTTGCCGTCACCGTACGATAGTATTTCCATAGTGGTCGTACAAAGTTGACAGTTAATCTTACCAGCAGCCGCTTTAGAGAGGTCGAGAATACGTCCCGGTGTGAAAGGCCCTCTATCAGTAATTTTTACGATTACACTCTGCTTGGTTTTTCTATTAGTCACCTGTACCTCGGTACCAAACGGCAGCGTTTTATGCGCAGCGGTTAGGGCGTTCATATTGAAGATACTACCACTTGCAGTACGCTTACCATGGAATTTATTACCATAATAACTGGTATTAGCCGCAAAGGTTGCGGTGCTTAACAGGAGTGATAAAGTAATGACTAAAGATTTGATTAAATAAGACATTCAATACCTATTAACAATGGATGAAATAGACAGATACTCTTGCCTATGCTATCTATACTGCTTATTAGTACAAATAATGAAAGGTATTTTACAAGAAAAAGCTTGTTATATTCTTACAGTCGTGTAAAGAATGTTCAAGTTCAAACCTACTTGCGCTAGTTTTACGAGTCAATATGGTATGGCTTTGTCAAATAATATGAAGTATGTAGGTAAAATTGTTCCTATGAACCCATTATATTATCGATAATATAGAAAATGCTTAACGCAAGATAAAAGCTAAGCTAATAAGAATATAAGGAAAACAACATGGCAGAAAAAAATTACTATGACATTTTAGGGGTTAAAAAAGACGCTTCAGATGCCGATATCAAAAAAAGATATCGTAAGTTAGTACGTCAGTATCATCCTGATGTTAGCGATGATCCAGACGCTGACAATAAAATTGCGGAGATTAATAATGCTTACGAGACCCTAAGAGATAAGGATAAACGTAGTGAGTACGACGCCATGCTCGATAATCCATTTGCTGGTGGGACTGGCAGGGCAGGGTTTGGTTCGCAAGCAGGTGCTGGTCAGCAGGGCGGTTTTCGCTGGGAGGATATCAAAGATCAATTCGGCGACGGTGAAGCTTTTGGCGGTGGTGGTTTTCGCTTCGATGATATTTTCTCCGCTTTCGGCCGCGGCGCGCGCGGCGCTAATGGACGGGCAGGCAGTCAAAGCCAGCAGGGCGGCTTTGATCAATTTGGAGCTGGTTTTGGTGCGCAAGATGCTAAAGGTCAAGACCAGCATGCGGAGATTAGCGTTGATTTGGCATCGGTCTATAGCGGCGATGATTATAATATCAAGCTCAATGTTCCCGTCCGTCAGGCTGATGGCAGCGTCAGCTACGATAATAAAACCCTCAAGATTAAGATTCCAAAAGGGATTACCGACGGTAAGCAAATTCGGTTAGCGGCGCAAGGGGCAGCTGGTATTGGTAGCGGTAAGAATGGAGATTTATTTTTAAAAGTTAAAATTACCCATCCCAATAATATCCGCCTAGAAGGCTCTGACGTTTATCAAACGGTAAATATCACCCCGTGGGAGGCGGCACTGGGCGAAAAGATTAACGTCAGTACCCCAGCGGGAACCTTAGGTGTGACTATTCCCAATAACAGCAAGTCGGGTAGTAATCTGCGTCTAAGAGGTAAAGGTATCCCTGACAAACAGGCTGGCGATTTATATTTAACCTTAAATATCGTCAATCCAGAGGTCACTACTGATACCGAAAAACAAGCTTACGAGAATCTAAAACAAGTTTTTGCTGATACCACTATTAACCGTTAAAACTAGCACGAGAATAGTGATATAAAGTGTAAATGAGGATGATAACGATGAAACATTCACCGGAAGTAAATGATCTGATTATGAGTTTTGATGAGCTAGTATCTGCTTGTGGACAAGAGCGTCAGTGGGTAATAGCGTTAATTGAAGAAAATATTATTGAGTATGATGTCCCCGAAAGCCAGCATTTCTCTGGCTATCAGCTGACTACCGTGCGCCGGGCCTCACGCCTTAGCCGTGACTTTGATGCCAGTGTGCCAGCTATTGGTTTGATACTGGAATTATTAGATGAAGTGGAGCAGCTGCGCCAATTCAAGCGTCAGTGGGAGAGTGATACCTCAATGATAGAAGTAGAAGTAAACAGTATAAAGAACCAGTAGGTTTAATTAGCAAAAAGGGCACTCATTCATTTGAACTGGGTGCCCTTTTTTATGGCTATCTTTTATAGATACTAATGATTTACTAACGCTTGCAATGATTTACTGATGCTTATCTATTACTAGCGTGCGTACTTTTAGCGGGCATACTTGGGATCAGCTGCGGCGGTAAACAGCACGTCCGTTGAGGAGTTCAAAGCCGTTTCAGCGGAGTCTTGCACCACGCCGATAATAAAGCCAATAGCCACCACTTGCATAGCGATATCGTTTGGAATACTAAACAGACTAGCGGCAAGCGGAATAAGTAGTAACGAACCGCCAGCTACCCCTGAAGCACCGCAGGCACTGATGGTCGCTACTAGACTTAATAATAATGCTGAAGCAAAGCTGACTTCAATACCCAAAGTATGGGCAGCAGCAAGGGTTAAAACGTTGATGGTAATAGCAGCGCCAGCCATATTAATGGTGGCGCCAAGCGGAATAGTGACAGAGTAGGTATCTTCATGCAGACCCAGTTTTCGGGCAAGGTTCATATTCACCGGAATATTGGCCGCAGAGCTACGCGTAAAGAAAGCGGTAATCCCTGACTCACGCAGGCAGGTAAATACTAGCGGATAAGGGTTTTTACCGGTTTTCACAAACACAATTAAGGGGTTGGCGATTAGAGCGATAAATAGCATACATCCAACCAATACTATCAAGATACGTGCATAACCCGCTAATACTGAGAAGCCAGTTTCAGCAACGGTATTGGCAACCAAGCCTAAGATACCAAAGGGCGCGAGCGCAATAACCCATTTAACGACCTGTGAGACTGCATCGGCAAAAGCGCTCACTACCGTACGCGCCGTGTCATTGGTTCGGCGTAGAGCAAAACCGAGAATAATGGCCCATGCCAAAATACCGATATAATTAGCATTAGCAATAGCATTGACAGGGTTAGCGACTAGGCTCAATAGTAGATTGGTCAACACCTCTTTTAAATTGGCGGGCGGTACTTGCTCGATAACGTCGCTGACCAATACCAGCTCAGTAGGAAATAAGAAGCTTGCCACTACCGCAGTTAGGGCGGCCAAAAAAGTGCCAAAAATATACATAATCAGCACGGGCTTGACATAGACCTCGTTATTACTGCTATGCTGGCTAATCGCTGCCATCACTAGAGTGAATACCAGTACGGGTGCCACCGCTTTTAAGGCGCCAACAAACAAGGTACCAAGCAGCCCGAGAGCAATACCAGCGCTGGGTGCCAGCCAGCCAATTAATACTCCCAATACCAGCCCTATAATGATTAGTGGTACTAGCCCTATACGTTGGTACGTCGCTATCAGTGAGCGCATTGTTGTCCCCTTAAAATAATTAATATTGAATGCGGTCAATAAAAATGAGCCCATCCTAGATTGAATGTTTATCTAAGATAGCCTTATAAAAATTTATTTATTGCTCCACTCTCAACCTAGCCTATACCTATAATCTTAGGTGGTTAAGTGCGGAGTATTCATTATAGAATTTCTAGATACTACAGCTGATTCACTTTAAAAGTGTTACAACTCAGTGCTACTGGTATTCATTTTACTTGCGTGCTGTGTCTACGCTGACAGAGGCTGCGCAAAATTAATACCAGTAGCACGTGGCTAAATATGTCAGTTTTATTCAGGATTGACTATAGCGTGCATACTTTTAGCGCGCATATTTGGGATCAGCAGCGGCGGTAAATAGCACGTCCGTTGAGGAGTTCAGCGCTGTTTCAGCAGAGTCCTGCACCACGCTAATAATAAAGCCGATAGCCACTATTTGCATAGCTATTTCGTTTGGAATATTGAACAAGCTGGCAGCCAAAGGAATAAGGAGTAGTGAACCACCCGCTACTCCAGAGGTACCACCGGCACTGATAGTAGCGACTAGACTTAACACCAAAGCAGAGCCAAAACTAACCTCGATCCCTAAAGTATGAGCAGCGGCCAGAGTCAGGACATTAATAGTGATAGCCGCCCCAGCCATATTGATAGTAGCGCCAAGCGGAATAGTTACCGAGTAGGTATCTTCATGCAGACCCAGTTTACGGGCAAGGTTCATATTCACCGGAATATTAGCCGCAGAGCTGCGCGTAAAAAAGGCGGTGATACCGGATTCACGCAGGCAAGTAAATACTAGCGGATAAGGGTTTTTGCCGGTTTTAAAAAATACTAGCAGAGGGTTGGTAATTAAGGCAATAAAAAGCATACAGCCGACTAGCACCAGAAGAATACGGGCGTAACCTGCTAAGGCACTAAAGCCGGTATCAGCGACGGTATTCGCCACCAAGCCTAAGATACCAAAGGGCGCTAAAGCTATCACCCATTTTACTACTTCTGAGATGGCGTCGGAGAGATCAGAGATCATGGTGCGTGTGGTGGCGCTAGCTTGGCGCAGAGCAAAGCCGATGATGATAGCCCAAGCTAATATACCGATATAGTTGGCATTGGCTATAGCTTCAATAGGATTATCGACTAGATTAAGAAGAAGAGTATTCAAAACTTCTTTTAAATCAGCTGGCGGCGCTTGCTCAATAGTTGCATTTATTAAAGTGAGCTCCGTGGGGAATAAGAAGCTAGCGCCTACAGCAACTAAAGCGGCTATAAAGGTGCCGAATAGATAAAGAATGAGTACTGGTTTGACATAAACTTTACCGCCGCTACGATGCTGGCAAATGGCTGACATCACTAGGATAAATACCAATATAGGTGCTACGGCCTTGAGCGCCCCGACAAACAATGTACCCAATATACCTAGAGCAATACCGGCGCTGGGTGCCAGCCAGCCTATCAACACGCCCAGTACTAAACCTATAACTATCAGCGGCACTAGCCCTATACGTTGGTACATCGCTATTAGTGAGCGCATCACTACCCCCTCAATCTAAACAATAAAAGTAAACTAAAATCAATATGATAATCGCCGAATAGTAGCATCTTTTTAGGCAATCACCTACTGCTCTATAGTCTAGTGGCCTTGAGATAATTTTAAGAGGGAGAAAAAATGACGATCAATGTAGGTGCTTTAAATGAAGTTAACCTAAGGAAAAGTGAGAGTTTCTGGGAGTAATTGAGGAATATAAAAAGAAGGAATAAACAAAAATAGCAGGTTTTATAGAAGGAGGGTTAAAAAATAACTATTATAAAAAGTAACTCTTATAAAAAAATAAAGACGATAAAAATGAGCTAGACTTTAAAGTGAGTCAGCTCATAATCTAGATTTTTATAATATTTATATTTATCGCGGCCCTGCTGCACACTGGTGTTATCGGGCTTGATAATCTCAAGAATACGGGTAAGTTGTATATTGCTAGTCGGCTTTATAAACTCATTGACGATGTGCTTGGTAGTATTAATAACCATACCGTTGAAATCTGCTGGCAAATAAGTACTTAATAATACTGGCGCGCTCATAGCACTAGGATCAATATCATTGTCGTTCTCAGCACTGTCATCCACGTCTAAATGGTCTAAACGCTGATGCGGAATAAAGCTAGTAGCATCGTGTGACCACAGCCCTTTATCAAGCTCGTCAAGCAAAGCTTGATCTTCAGTGAGGATCAGTAGCGAGTGAGTGCTCTTATTGAGCGCCGTTTGGGTCAACTGACAAATAAAGCCCAAGAAATCTTGGGCCTTATTCTCGCTTAATATATAAAAGCTAACGTTTAGTTTTTGCATAATAGAGGTCAGTATTTATGCCATATCTACGTGATTTTTTAGGTATTGCATAAATAAGGGTACTGGACGACCAGTAGCTGCCTTATCTTTTCCTGAGCTCCAAGCGGTACCAGCGATGTCTAGATGTGCCCATGCTTGACCTTCCTCAACGAAGCGCGATAAGAAACAAGCAGCAGTTACTGCGCCTGCACCTTTACCACCTATATTCTGCATATCAGCGATAGGGGAGTCGAGCTGCGACTGGTAAGCATCATCCATCGGCATATGCCAGATGAGATCGCCTGATTGATTACTGGCATTTTCTAAACCGAATAACAGATCTTCATCGTTACTAAATACGGCTGAGCGCACATGACCTAGAGCCACCACGCAAGCACCCGTTAAGGTGGCGACATCAATGATCGCTTTGGGCTCATAGCGCTGCACGTAGCACAAGGTATCAGCTAATACTAAGCGGCCTTCAGCATCGGTGTTCAAAATCTCCACTGATTTGCCATTCATCGCTTTGATGATATCGCCAGGACGGGTTGCTTCGCCTGATGGCATATTCTCTGCACAAGCTAAAGCACCTACGACGTTGATTGGCAGACGTGCTTCACACAGGGCCTTAATTGTACCGAGTACAGAAGCTGAACCACCCATATCAAACTTCATCTCATCCATGGCTGCACCGGGCTTAATAGAGATACCGCCTGAATCAAAAGTGATACCTTTACCGACTAATACGATAGGCGCATCGTCGTTGCTCTGATCTTGCTGCTTAGCAGACTTTTTACCCGCTAGTTTGTTAGTAGGCAATTTATCTGCTAAAGCTTTTAGACCACCGCTAACTTTGGCGCTGCTAGTTTCTTTATCGGTTGATACAGCTTTGGCGCTAAATTTAGACTTGCCTTGATATTCCATAATAACCAGTTTGCCCTCGCGAGCTGAGCCTTTAGCCACCGCTAAGAAGCACTCCATACCCAGCGCTGCCATCTCTTTTTCATCAAGGACAGTGACTTTTAATAAATCAGGATAAGTCTTTGCCAGCTCCTGAGCTTGTTCTGCCATATAGGCTGGAAAACAGATATTACCCGGCTCATTGGCCACGTCACGGGTCAAGCTTTGACCGCTAAAGACCGACTGAGTAAACGCTAAAGCCGCTTGTAAGGAGTCATCAGCAAGTAAATAGATATCGGTCAATACTGGCGTCTGCTGTTCAGATTTATACTTATCAAAACGATAGCTTGAGGCCAACAGATTAAGTGCGAACTGGCTAAACTGGGTTTCTTCTAAAGCGTCGCCTAAAGCCACGGTGATAGAAGCTACCCGCTTTTGGGTATTATCATAAATAGTTTTGGCGATCTTTTTTAGGACAGTTTCATTGAGCTTGTCGCAATCACCGACACCTACTAATAATAGCTGTACAGGATTTTGCTTAGTGGTTTTTTTGTCCCCTGCCAATGCATAATCAGCTACGGTTTCGCAAGCCTTGCCATTGAAGTGCGAGACTTCGATTAATTGTTCAATGCGTGAGTGGTATTCGGTTAATTCCGATTCAGCCAAAATGTTTTTATTATCATCGACCAAGACTACTAAACAGGCCGCGTCTTTATCTTTGGCTTCTTTTTTTAGAATTTTTTGGGTATGAGTTTTCGGTAATTGCTGAGTTAACTTAATATTCATATATTATCCTTATTAGAGTGAAAGCTTAGAATGTTATAAGCAGTATAAAGGTTATGAGGGCAAAAATAGCCCATCAGAAGGTTAAGATAGGGTTTGCTAATATAGTATAGTTATAATCATCTTGCTTCGTTAGATCCTGAGGCATAGTGTAGCATATTAGCCGCTAAGGCTAAGTACACAGTCCGTAAAGGTTAGGTAATACTCTTAATAGAGTTTATTAGGCAACCTTACAGATTTTATCGAATGTGTTTATTCAGTGAAGAGTAAAAACTATTTATCTTCTAACTATATCAGCTATTAAATGACTTATCAGCGGAGATTAGAAGAGGTGTTGATAATGTTTGCAAACACATTTCGCAGCCATTTTCTATCAAATTATGCTAGGATTAGCGCTTATCTAACTTGCCTATATTGATATCGTTATTGATGTCGTTTAGCTTATAAGTTGTTCATCTATATTTATGGCTACTTAAGTATAAGTTAAATGAA
This sequence is a window from Psychrobacter jeotgali. Protein-coding genes within it:
- a CDS encoding septal ring lytic transglycosylase RlpA family protein, with the protein product MSYLIKSLVITLSLLLSTATFAANTSYYGNKFHGKRTASGSIFNMNALTAAHKTLPFGTEVQVTNRKTKQSVIVKITDRGPFTPGRILDLSKAAAGKINCQLCTTTMEILSYGDGKYRKE
- the sstT gene encoding serine/threonine transporter SstT, with translation MRSLIAMYQRIGLVPLIVIGLVLGVLIGWLAPSAGIALGILGTLFVGALKAVAPILVFILVMSAICQHRSGGKVYVKPVLILYLFGTFIAALVAVGASFLFPTELTLINATIEQAPPADLKEVLNTLLLNLVDNPIEAIANANYIGILAWAIIIGFALRQASATTRTMISDLSDAISEVVKWVIALAPFGILGLVANTVADTGFSALAGYARILLVLVGCMLFIALITNPLLVFFKTGKNPYPLVFTCLRESGITAFFTRSSAANIPVNMNLARKLGLHEDTYSVTIPLGATINMAGAAITINVLTLAAAHTLGIEVSFGSALVLSLVATISAGGTSGVAGGSLLLIPLAASLFNIPNEIAMQIVAIGFIISVVQDSAETALNSSTDVLFTAAADPKYAR
- a CDS encoding leucyl aminopeptidase translates to MNIKLTQQLPKTHTQKILKKEAKDKDAACLVVLVDDNKNILAESELTEYHSRIEQLIEVSHFNGKACETVADYALAGDKKTTKQNPVQLLLVGVGDCDKLNETVLKKIAKTIYDNTQKRVASITVALGDALEETQFSQFALNLLASSYRFDKYKSEQQTPVLTDIYLLADDSLQAALAFTQSVFSGQSLTRDVANEPGNICFPAYMAEQAQELAKTYPDLLKVTVLDEKEMAALGMECFLAVAKGSAREGKLVIMEYQGKSKFSAKAVSTDKETSSAKVSGGLKALADKLPTNKLAGKKSAKQQDQSNDDAPIVLVGKGITFDSGGISIKPGAAMDEMKFDMGGSASVLGTIKALCEARLPINVVGALACAENMPSGEATRPGDIIKAMNGKSVEILNTDAEGRLVLADTLCYVQRYEPKAIIDVATLTGACVVALGHVRSAVFSNDEDLLFGLENASNQSGDLIWHMPMDDAYQSQLDSPIADMQNIGGKGAGAVTAACFLSRFVEEGQAWAHLDIAGTAWSSGKDKAATGRPVPLFMQYLKNHVDMA
- a CDS encoding chaperone modulator CbpM yields the protein MKHSPEVNDLIMSFDELVSACGQERQWVIALIEENIIEYDVPESQHFSGYQLTTVRRASRLSRDFDASVPAIGLILELLDEVEQLRQFKRQWESDTSMIEVEVNSIKNQ
- a CDS encoding DNA polymerase III subunit chi, whose product is MQKLNVSFYILSENKAQDFLGFICQLTQTALNKSTHSLLILTEDQALLDELDKGLWSHDATSFIPHQRLDHLDVDDSAENDNDIDPSAMSAPVLLSTYLPADFNGMVINTTKHIVNEFIKPTSNIQLTRILEIIKPDNTSVQQGRDKYKYYKNLDYELTHFKV
- the sstT gene encoding serine/threonine transporter SstT, translating into MRSLIATYQRIGLVPLIIIGLVLGVLIGWLAPSAGIALGLLGTLFVGALKAVAPVLVFTLVMAAISQHSSNNEVYVKPVLIMYIFGTFLAALTAVVASFLFPTELVLVSDVIEQVPPANLKEVLTNLLLSLVANPVNAIANANYIGILAWAIILGFALRRTNDTARTVVSAFADAVSQVVKWVIALAPFGILGLVANTVAETGFSVLAGYARILIVLVGCMLFIALIANPLIVFVKTGKNPYPLVFTCLRESGITAFFTRSSAANIPVNMNLARKLGLHEDTYSVTIPLGATINMAGAAITINVLTLAAAHTLGIEVSFASALLLSLVATISACGASGVAGGSLLLIPLAASLFSIPNDIAMQVVAIGFIIGVVQDSAETALNSSTDVLFTAAADPKYAR
- a CDS encoding DnaJ C-terminal domain-containing protein; this encodes MAEKNYYDILGVKKDASDADIKKRYRKLVRQYHPDVSDDPDADNKIAEINNAYETLRDKDKRSEYDAMLDNPFAGGTGRAGFGSQAGAGQQGGFRWEDIKDQFGDGEAFGGGGFRFDDIFSAFGRGARGANGRAGSQSQQGGFDQFGAGFGAQDAKGQDQHAEISVDLASVYSGDDYNIKLNVPVRQADGSVSYDNKTLKIKIPKGITDGKQIRLAAQGAAGIGSGKNGDLFLKVKITHPNNIRLEGSDVYQTVNITPWEAALGEKINVSTPAGTLGVTIPNNSKSGSNLRLRGKGIPDKQAGDLYLTLNIVNPEVTTDTEKQAYENLKQVFADTTINR
- a CDS encoding ATP-binding cassette domain-containing protein — its product is MIEFKDVSVRRDGRILFSGASFQLHPGHKVGLTGNNGTGKSTLFALLLTQMGTGDTEVTLDKGEISIPDSWQVAHMAQEVEASSQTAIDYVLSGDEQWYEINAALNDLSSVSDEQIGVLHQQFDEIDGYRTPTKAAQIMAGLGFNTNQHELPVEGFSGGWRMRLNLAKTLMSRADLMLLDEPTNHLDLDAILWLETWINQFAGLVIVISHDQAFLDATVGHILHVEQQKITLYTGNYQQFIRTRHERMAQQQQAYEKQQETRAHLDDFIRRFRAKASKAKQAQSRIKQLERMADLSPMMADNPFSFKFYEPAHMSSPLIEMTKANIGYSDTPLLYNANVQVTPDTRLGLLGMNGAGKSTLIKALVGELKVLSGTYTVSDTLKLGYFNQHQMDALDAEATPMEMLRRLADKTSDALLRSFLGSFDFRGERIDTPSALFSGGERARLTLALIVWQRPNVLVLDEPTNHLDLQMRQALTLALQGFEGAVVLVSHDRELIANVCDELYLVHDGQIDEFDGDIHDYGKWLSDKRKQENSQDKSTDKKVKNKKANKQFVSRETKVPDSQATNAKDISKEELRKRAAEQRKLTAPIRREIENTEKALAKIESQLAAVEEKLADTDLYEESRKSDLLKLLEEQASLQQQHSDHEEGLLTAMTSLEEMEADVS